In Agromyces sp. SYSU T00194, a genomic segment contains:
- a CDS encoding DivIVA domain-containing protein, which yields MALTPEDVVNKRFQATKFREGYDQDEVDDFLDEVVVELRRLNQENDELRQRLAQAEAKAAQQPAAPAPAPAPQPAYAEPAPQPPTVAVPAPPAPVSEVDEQTSTTNLLQLARRLHEEHVREGIEKRDALIAEGHATAARVVAEAEAKQRAQIGKLDQERAAIEKRVDELRSFERDYRQKLKSYIEGQLRDLDQAAPVSPAAPQQGGYAPVSAGGVDAPQQPTYQAFGG from the coding sequence ACGAAGTTCCGCGAGGGCTACGATCAGGACGAGGTCGACGACTTCCTCGATGAGGTGGTCGTCGAGCTGCGCCGACTCAACCAGGAGAACGACGAGCTGCGCCAGCGGCTCGCGCAGGCCGAGGCCAAGGCCGCCCAGCAGCCCGCCGCTCCCGCCCCGGCGCCGGCTCCCCAGCCCGCGTACGCCGAGCCCGCCCCGCAGCCCCCGACGGTCGCCGTGCCGGCCCCGCCCGCCCCGGTCTCCGAGGTCGACGAGCAGACCAGCACCACGAACCTGCTGCAGCTCGCGCGCCGCCTGCACGAGGAGCACGTCCGCGAGGGCATCGAGAAGCGCGACGCGCTCATCGCCGAGGGCCACGCCACCGCCGCGCGCGTCGTCGCCGAGGCCGAGGCCAAGCAGCGCGCCCAGATCGGCAAGCTCGACCAGGAGCGCGCCGCGATCGAGAAGCGCGTCGACGAGCTCCGCTCGTTCGAGCGCGACTACCGCCAGAAGCTGAAGTCGTACATCGAGGGCCAGCTCCGCGACCTCGACCAGGCGGCTCCCGTGTCGCCCGCCGCGCCGCAGCAGGGCGGTTACGCCCCGGTGAGCGCCGGTGGCGTCGACGCGCCGCAGCAGCCGACGTACCAGGCCTTTGGAGGCTAG
- the lspA gene encoding signal peptidase II has product MLVAIAATVYGLDQLSKHLVVTHLTEGEIVPVLGPVLQWQFVRNPGAAFSFASGMTWVFTILAVGVLTFIIWFAGRIRSIAWAVVFGLLLGGVLGNLTDRLVREPGFGVGHVIDFISMPWMLPAIYNVADMGIVFSMVLFLILTIRGVGLDGERQVPPGKDAPEPDPVADGPDAREA; this is encoded by the coding sequence GTGCTCGTCGCCATCGCCGCGACGGTGTACGGGCTCGACCAGCTCTCGAAGCACCTCGTCGTCACCCACCTGACCGAGGGCGAGATCGTCCCCGTGCTGGGGCCGGTGCTGCAGTGGCAGTTCGTCCGCAACCCCGGTGCCGCGTTCTCGTTCGCCAGCGGCATGACCTGGGTCTTCACGATCCTCGCGGTCGGCGTACTGACCTTCATCATCTGGTTCGCCGGCCGCATCCGCTCGATCGCGTGGGCCGTCGTGTTCGGCCTCCTGCTCGGCGGCGTGCTGGGCAACCTGACCGACCGGCTCGTGCGCGAGCCGGGCTTCGGCGTCGGCCACGTCATCGACTTCATCTCGATGCCGTGGATGCTGCCGGCGATCTACAACGTCGCCGACATGGGCATCGTGTTCAGCATGGTGCTGTTCCTGATCCTCACCATCCGGGGCGTCGGCCTCGACGGCGAGCGGCAGGTGCCGCCCGGGAAGGACGCGCCCGAACCCGACCCGGTCGCCGACGGCCCCGACGCGCGCGAGGCCTGA
- a CDS encoding RluA family pseudouridine synthase, producing the protein MEHRMLPVPDGLDGVRVDAGLAKLLGFSRTLAAEIAGGGGVRLDGGEVGKSDRLRGGSMLEVSWEPPRAPTIEPIAVPDLGIVHDDDDIVVVDKPAGVAAHPSLGWEGPTVVGALAAAGFRISTSGAPERQGVVHRLDAGTSGLMVVAKSERAYTALKRAFHDREVEKIYHTLVQGLPDPLRGTIDAPIGRHPRSDWKFAVTAAGKHAVTHYELLEAFPYASLLEVHLETGRTHQIRVHMAAQRHPCAGDAMYGADPALSARLGLTRQWLHAVQLAFAHPATGEWSTFRSDYPADLAHALDVVRHD; encoded by the coding sequence GTGGAGCATCGGATGCTGCCGGTGCCCGACGGGCTCGACGGCGTGCGCGTCGATGCCGGGCTGGCGAAGCTGCTCGGCTTCTCGCGCACCCTGGCGGCCGAGATCGCCGGTGGGGGCGGCGTGCGCCTCGACGGCGGCGAGGTCGGCAAGTCCGACCGGCTGCGCGGCGGATCGATGCTGGAGGTGTCGTGGGAGCCGCCCCGCGCGCCGACGATCGAGCCGATCGCGGTACCAGACCTCGGCATCGTGCACGACGACGACGACATCGTCGTGGTCGACAAGCCGGCCGGCGTCGCCGCGCACCCCTCGCTCGGGTGGGAGGGGCCGACCGTGGTCGGCGCCCTGGCCGCCGCGGGCTTCCGCATCTCCACCTCGGGCGCGCCCGAGCGGCAGGGCGTCGTGCACCGGCTGGACGCCGGCACGTCCGGCCTCATGGTGGTCGCGAAGTCGGAGCGGGCCTACACGGCGCTGAAGCGCGCGTTCCACGACCGCGAGGTCGAGAAGATCTACCACACGCTCGTGCAGGGACTGCCCGACCCGCTGCGCGGCACCATCGACGCGCCGATCGGCCGGCACCCGAGGTCGGACTGGAAGTTCGCGGTCACGGCCGCCGGCAAGCACGCCGTCACGCACTACGAGCTGCTCGAGGCGTTCCCGTACGCGTCGCTGCTCGAGGTGCACCTGGAGACGGGCCGCACGCACCAGATCCGCGTGCACATGGCCGCCCAGCGGCATCCGTGCGCCGGCGACGCCATGTACGGCGCCGACCCGGCCCTGTCGGCCCGGCTGGGGCTCACGCGGCAGTGGCTGCACGCCGTGCAGCTGGCGTTCGCGCACCCCGCGACGGGCGAGTGGTCGACGTTCCGTTCCGACTACCCGGCCGACCTCGCGCACGCCCTCGATGTCGTGCGGCACGATTAG
- the dnaE gene encoding DNA polymerase III subunit alpha, translating to MLDGAARVGELVAAAKEQGQPAIAMTDHGNVFGAYDFWKQATDVGIKPIIGTEAYLTPGTARGDKTRVRWGNGGGDDVSGAGAYTHMTLLAQDTAGMHNLFRLNSLASIEGYYFKPRMDRELLETYGKGLIATTGCPSGEVQTRLRLGQYDEAVRAAADFRDIFGKENFFCEVMDHGLGIERRIQGDLIRLAKELDLPLVATNDLHYTHADDAKSHAALLCVQSGSTLDDPNRFKFDADDFYLRSAAEMRRTWSEYPEACDNTLLIAERCEVEFNTSANYMPRFPVPAGENEESWFVKEVEKGLHERYPAGIPDTVRKQADYEVGVIVQMGFPGYFLVVADFINWSKRNGIRVGPGRGSGAGSMAAYAMRITDLDPLEHGLIFERFLNPDRVSMPDFDVDFDERRRGEVIKYVTDKYGDERVAQIVTYGTIKAKQALKDSSRVLGFPFGMGEKLTKAMPPAVMGKDIPLSGIFDRDHPRYKEAGDIRALIETDPEAKTVFDTAVGLENLKRQWGVHAAGVIMSSEPLIDIIPIMKREQDGQIVTQFDYPACESLGLIKMDFLGLRNLTIIDDALDNIEANRGFRPVLEDLALDDREAYELLGRGDTLGVFQLDGGPMRSLLRLMKPDNFEDISAVIALYRPGPMGANSHTNYALRKNGQQEITPIHPELAEPLKDILDTSYGLIIYQEQVMAIAQKVAGFSLGQADILRRAMGKKKKSELDKQYAGFQQGMHDNGYSDAAVKMLWDILLPFSDYAFNKAHSAAYGVLSYWTAYLKAHYPAEYMAALLTSVGDARDKLAMYLNECRRMGIKVLPPDVNESIGFFAAVGEDIRFGLGAVRNVGFNVVEAIRASREEQGRFESFHDFLKKVPIPVANKRTVESLAKAGAFDSLGHTRRALVEVHEQAVESAVKDKRAEANGDVGFDFDSLFEEHERAPVAQVPERPEWAKRDKLAFEREMLGLYVSDHPLAGLEVPLAKHASTTITDLVSSDATQDGDTATIAGLVTSVQHRVARSSGNQYGMIQVEDFSGEITVMFMGKAYQEYSHALQADTIAVVRGRVSLRDDGMNLHAYSLMQPELGQGEETGPVVISLPDQRATTDTVTALGEVLGRHAGGTEVRLKLTRGGTARVFELPFPVRVTPDLYGELKSLLGPNCLV from the coding sequence ATGCTCGACGGAGCCGCCCGCGTGGGCGAGCTGGTGGCCGCGGCGAAGGAGCAGGGCCAGCCCGCCATCGCGATGACCGACCACGGCAACGTGTTCGGCGCCTACGACTTCTGGAAGCAGGCGACGGATGTCGGCATCAAGCCGATCATCGGCACCGAGGCGTACCTGACGCCGGGCACCGCGCGCGGCGACAAGACCCGCGTGCGCTGGGGCAACGGCGGCGGTGATGACGTGTCGGGCGCCGGCGCCTACACGCACATGACGCTGCTCGCGCAGGACACGGCGGGCATGCACAACCTGTTCCGGCTGAACTCGCTGGCCTCCATCGAGGGCTACTACTTCAAGCCGCGCATGGACCGCGAGCTGCTCGAGACCTACGGGAAGGGCCTCATCGCCACGACCGGCTGCCCGTCTGGCGAGGTGCAGACCCGGCTCCGGCTGGGCCAGTACGACGAGGCGGTGCGGGCCGCCGCCGACTTCCGCGACATCTTCGGGAAGGAGAACTTCTTCTGCGAGGTGATGGACCACGGGCTCGGCATCGAGCGCCGCATCCAGGGCGACCTCATCCGCCTCGCGAAGGAGCTCGACCTGCCGCTGGTCGCGACCAACGACCTGCACTACACGCACGCCGACGACGCGAAGAGCCACGCGGCGCTGCTCTGCGTGCAGTCGGGCTCGACGCTCGACGACCCCAACCGGTTCAAGTTCGACGCCGACGACTTCTACCTCCGCTCCGCGGCGGAGATGCGCCGCACCTGGAGCGAGTACCCCGAGGCCTGCGACAACACGCTGCTCATCGCCGAGCGCTGCGAGGTCGAGTTCAACACGAGCGCGAACTACATGCCGCGCTTCCCCGTGCCCGCGGGCGAGAACGAGGAGAGCTGGTTCGTCAAGGAGGTCGAGAAGGGGCTGCACGAGCGGTATCCCGCCGGCATCCCCGACACGGTGCGGAAGCAGGCCGACTACGAGGTCGGCGTCATCGTGCAGATGGGCTTCCCCGGCTACTTCCTCGTCGTCGCCGACTTCATCAACTGGTCCAAGCGCAACGGCATCCGCGTCGGCCCGGGCCGCGGCTCGGGCGCCGGCTCGATGGCCGCGTACGCGATGAGGATCACCGACCTCGACCCGCTCGAGCACGGCCTCATCTTCGAGCGGTTCCTGAACCCCGACCGCGTCTCGATGCCCGACTTCGACGTGGACTTCGACGAGCGTCGTCGCGGCGAGGTCATCAAGTACGTGACCGACAAGTACGGCGACGAGCGCGTCGCGCAGATCGTCACCTACGGCACGATCAAGGCCAAGCAGGCCCTGAAGGACTCGTCGCGCGTGCTCGGCTTCCCGTTCGGCATGGGGGAGAAGCTCACCAAGGCCATGCCGCCCGCCGTGATGGGCAAGGACATCCCGCTCTCGGGCATCTTCGACCGCGACCACCCGCGGTACAAGGAGGCCGGCGACATCCGGGCCCTGATCGAGACCGACCCGGAGGCGAAGACGGTCTTCGACACCGCGGTCGGCCTCGAGAACCTGAAGCGCCAGTGGGGCGTGCACGCCGCGGGCGTGATCATGTCGAGCGAGCCGCTGATCGACATCATCCCGATCATGAAGCGCGAGCAGGACGGCCAGATCGTCACGCAGTTCGACTACCCCGCGTGCGAGTCGCTCGGCCTGATCAAGATGGACTTCCTGGGGCTGCGCAACCTCACGATCATCGACGACGCGCTCGACAACATCGAGGCCAACCGCGGGTTCCGCCCGGTGCTGGAAGACCTGGCGCTCGACGACCGCGAGGCCTACGAGCTGCTGGGGCGCGGCGACACGCTCGGCGTGTTCCAGCTCGACGGCGGGCCCATGCGCTCGCTGCTGCGCCTCATGAAGCCCGACAACTTCGAGGACATCTCGGCGGTCATCGCCCTCTACCGCCCGGGCCCGATGGGCGCGAACTCGCACACGAACTACGCGCTGCGCAAGAACGGGCAGCAGGAGATCACGCCGATCCATCCGGAGCTCGCGGAGCCGCTGAAGGACATCCTCGACACCAGCTACGGCCTCATCATCTACCAGGAGCAGGTGATGGCGATCGCGCAGAAGGTCGCCGGCTTCAGCCTCGGCCAGGCCGACATCCTGCGCCGCGCGATGGGCAAGAAGAAGAAGTCGGAGCTCGACAAGCAGTACGCGGGCTTCCAGCAGGGCATGCACGACAACGGCTACTCGGATGCCGCGGTCAAGATGCTCTGGGACATCCTCCTGCCGTTCTCCGACTACGCCTTCAACAAGGCGCACTCCGCCGCCTATGGCGTGCTGAGCTACTGGACGGCGTACCTGAAGGCCCACTACCCGGCCGAGTACATGGCGGCCCTGCTGACGAGCGTCGGCGACGCGCGCGACAAGCTCGCGATGTACCTCAACGAGTGCCGTCGCATGGGCATCAAGGTGCTGCCGCCCGACGTCAACGAGTCGATCGGCTTCTTCGCGGCCGTCGGGGAGGACATCCGCTTCGGCCTCGGCGCGGTGCGCAACGTCGGCTTCAACGTCGTCGAGGCCATCCGCGCGTCCCGCGAGGAGCAGGGACGGTTCGAGTCGTTCCACGACTTCCTGAAGAAGGTGCCGATCCCCGTCGCGAACAAGCGCACGGTCGAGTCGCTCGCGAAGGCGGGCGCGTTCGACTCGCTCGGCCACACCCGCCGTGCCCTCGTCGAGGTGCACGAGCAGGCGGTGGAGTCGGCCGTCAAGGACAAGCGCGCCGAGGCGAACGGCGACGTCGGGTTCGACTTCGACAGCCTGTTCGAGGAGCACGAGCGGGCGCCGGTCGCGCAGGTGCCGGAGCGCCCCGAGTGGGCCAAGCGCGACAAGCTCGCGTTCGAGCGCGAGATGCTCGGCCTCTACGTCTCCGACCACCCGCTCGCGGGGCTCGAGGTGCCGCTCGCGAAGCACGCGTCGACGACCATCACCGACCTGGTGTCGTCGGATGCGACCCAGGACGGCGACACGGCGACGATCGCGGGCCTCGTCACGAGCGTGCAGCACCGCGTGGCGCGCTCCAGCGGCAACCAGTACGGCATGATCCAGGTCGAGGACTTCTCCGGCGAGATCACCGTGATGTTCATGGGCAAGGCGTACCAGGAGTACTCGCACGCGCTCCAGGCCGACACGATCGCGGTGGTCCGCGGCCGGGTGAGCCTGCGCGACGACGGCATGAACCTGCACGCGTACAGCCTCATGCAGCCCGAGCTCGGCCAGGGCGAGGAGACGGGGCCGGTGGTCATCTCCCTGCCCGACCAGCGCGCCACGACCGACACGGTCACGGCGCTCGGCGAGGTGCTCGGCCGGCACGCCGGCGGCACCGAGGTGCGGTTGAAGCTGACCAGGGGCGGCACCGCGCGGGTGTTCGAGCTGCCGTTCCCGGTGCGCGTGACGCCCGACCTGTACGGCGAGCTGAAGAGCCTGCTCGGGCCGAACTGCCTGGTCTGA
- a CDS encoding flavin reductase family protein — MTASPVDLDAFRHAFRRHAAGVAIVTVLDPDGAPAAFTATSVASLAAVPPMATFNMARSASTWPAVASASHLVVHMLGARNRGLAERMAGPREQRFASVAWRSGPGGAPVLDGVTAWMGGRILERFEVHESAVVVLRVDEGAIGEPDVPLLYHERSYRAPGDVV; from the coding sequence GTGACCGCCTCCCCCGTCGACCTCGACGCGTTCCGCCACGCCTTCCGGCGGCACGCCGCAGGCGTCGCGATCGTGACCGTGCTCGACCCCGACGGCGCGCCCGCCGCGTTCACGGCGACCTCCGTCGCGTCGCTCGCCGCGGTGCCGCCGATGGCGACGTTCAACATGGCGCGATCGGCGTCGACCTGGCCCGCCGTGGCATCCGCCTCGCACCTCGTGGTGCACATGCTCGGCGCCCGCAACCGCGGTCTCGCCGAACGCATGGCGGGGCCCCGCGAGCAGCGCTTCGCGTCGGTCGCGTGGCGTTCCGGCCCGGGCGGCGCCCCCGTGCTCGACGGGGTCACCGCGTGGATGGGCGGGCGCATCCTCGAACGGTTCGAGGTGCACGAGAGCGCCGTCGTCGTGCTGCGCGTCGACGAGGGGGCGATCGGCGAGCCCGACGTGCCCCTGCTGTACCACGAGCGCAGCTACCGGGCACCCGGCGACGTCGTCTGA
- the hisD gene encoding histidinol dehydrogenase, translating to MMQTIDLRGTQPTAAELLALVPRSGSDVADAEHVAAELVADVRARGAAALLDQSERFDGVRPEALRVPRSHLDEALAALDPAVADAARETIRRVRAASAAQVPPPGRTELGDGAVVEQRWQPVGRVGLYVPGGKAVYPSSVIMNVVPAQVAGVASIAIASPAQTAHDGRVHPTILAIAALLGVDEVYAMGGAGAIGAFAYGVPDAGLEPVQVVTGPGNRFVAAGKRVVRGVVGIDAEAGPTDILVIADASADADLVASDLVSQAEHDELAAAVLVTDDAAFADAVAERLAARQAATRHADRVRASLTGEQSATVLVDDLAQAAAFANAFGPEHLEIQVADPDAVLALIENAGAIFIGPYSPVSLGDYSAGSNHVLPTGGHARFGSGLSAATFLRPQQVVRYDERGLAAVADGIDALALAEELPAHAEAVRARFAR from the coding sequence ATGATGCAGACGATCGACCTCCGCGGAACCCAGCCTACCGCCGCCGAACTGCTCGCCCTCGTTCCCCGTTCGGGCAGCGACGTGGCCGACGCCGAGCACGTGGCCGCCGAGCTCGTCGCCGACGTGCGCGCGCGGGGGGCAGCCGCGCTCCTCGACCAGTCGGAGCGGTTCGACGGCGTGCGTCCCGAGGCGCTGCGGGTGCCGCGCTCCCACCTCGACGAGGCCCTCGCGGCGCTCGATCCCGCCGTGGCCGACGCCGCCCGCGAGACGATCCGGCGCGTGCGCGCGGCGAGCGCGGCCCAGGTGCCGCCGCCCGGGCGCACCGAGCTGGGAGACGGCGCGGTCGTCGAGCAGCGGTGGCAGCCCGTGGGCCGCGTCGGGCTGTACGTGCCCGGCGGCAAGGCCGTCTACCCGTCGAGCGTGATCATGAACGTCGTCCCGGCGCAGGTCGCCGGGGTCGCCTCGATCGCGATCGCGTCGCCCGCGCAGACCGCGCACGACGGGCGCGTGCACCCGACGATCCTCGCGATCGCCGCGCTGCTCGGCGTCGACGAGGTGTACGCCATGGGCGGCGCCGGCGCCATCGGCGCGTTCGCGTACGGCGTGCCCGACGCCGGCCTCGAGCCGGTGCAGGTCGTCACCGGTCCCGGCAACCGGTTCGTCGCGGCCGGCAAGCGCGTCGTGCGCGGCGTGGTCGGCATCGACGCCGAGGCCGGGCCGACCGACATCCTGGTGATCGCCGACGCGAGCGCCGACGCCGACCTCGTCGCATCCGACCTCGTCAGCCAGGCCGAGCACGACGAGCTCGCCGCGGCGGTGCTCGTCACCGACGACGCCGCGTTCGCCGACGCCGTGGCCGAGCGCCTGGCCGCGCGCCAGGCGGCGACTCGGCACGCCGACCGCGTCCGTGCGTCGCTGACTGGCGAGCAGTCCGCGACCGTGCTCGTCGACGACCTCGCGCAGGCCGCGGCGTTCGCCAACGCCTTCGGCCCCGAGCACCTCGAGATCCAGGTCGCCGACCCCGATGCGGTGCTGGCGCTGATCGAGAACGCGGGTGCGATCTTCATCGGCCCGTACTCGCCGGTGAGCCTCGGCGACTACTCGGCCGGCTCCAACCACGTGCTGCCGACGGGTGGGCACGCACGGTTCGGCTCGGGGCTGTCCGCGGCGACGTTCCTGCGCCCGCAGCAGGTGGTGCGCTACGACGAGCGCGGCCTCGCCGCCGTCGCCGACGGCATCGACGCCCTGGCGCTGGCGGAGGAGCTCCCGGCGCACGCCGAGGCGGTCCGCGCCCGCTTCGCGCGCTGA
- the nrdR gene encoding transcriptional regulator NrdR: protein MFCPFCRHPDSRVIDSRTTDDGLSIRRRRQCPNCGRRFSTTETASLVVIKRSGVVEPFSRDKVVTGVKKACQGRPVTESDLAVLAQKVEETIRSTGASQIEANDIGLAILAPLRDLDEVAYLRFASVYQAFESLDDFESAIAQLRAEHGRLPARSAE from the coding sequence ATGTTCTGCCCGTTCTGCCGTCATCCCGACTCGCGCGTGATCGACTCCCGCACCACCGACGACGGGCTGTCGATCCGTCGCCGCCGCCAGTGCCCCAACTGCGGCCGCCGGTTCAGCACGACCGAGACCGCGAGCCTCGTCGTCATCAAGCGCTCCGGCGTCGTCGAGCCGTTCAGTCGCGACAAGGTCGTCACGGGCGTGAAGAAGGCCTGCCAGGGCCGCCCGGTCACGGAGTCCGACCTCGCCGTGCTCGCGCAGAAGGTCGAGGAGACGATCCGCTCGACGGGCGCGTCGCAGATCGAGGCGAACGACATCGGGCTCGCGATCCTCGCGCCGCTGCGCGACCTCGACGAGGTGGCGTACCTGCGCTTCGCGAGCGTGTACCAGGCGTTCGAGTCGCTCGACGACTTCGAGTCGGCGATCGCGCAGCTGCGCGCCGAGCACGGGCGCCTGCCCGCGCGCTCGGCGGAGTAG
- a CDS encoding quinone-dependent dihydroorotate dehydrogenase, translating into MYRILFSLVLSRLDPERAHHLAFAVIRRLPWLGLGRLVAAFTRPAPELAVQALGRTFPSPFGIAAGFDKDGLGIVGLGQLGFGHVEVGTLTALAQPGNPKPRLFRLVPDRAVINRMGFNNGGADAAALRIAQLRRRRAPMPVLGVNIGKSRVTAVEDAIGDYRRSARVLAPLADYLVVNVSSPNTPGLRGLQELESLEPLLAAVRDECGSTPLLVKIAPDLTDEQARRIARLAVDMGLAGIIATNTTISREGLSSPASVVEAAGAGGLSGAPLAARSLEVLRRIREVVPPELCVISVGGVETAADVQERLDAGADLVQGYTGFLYRGPLWAASINRGLAQLRRGR; encoded by the coding sequence ATGTATCGCATCCTCTTCTCCCTCGTCCTCAGCCGGCTCGACCCGGAGCGTGCGCATCACCTCGCCTTCGCGGTGATCCGGCGCCTGCCGTGGCTCGGCCTCGGCCGGCTCGTCGCGGCGTTCACCCGCCCCGCGCCGGAACTCGCCGTGCAGGCGCTCGGGCGCACCTTCCCGTCGCCGTTCGGCATCGCCGCGGGATTCGACAAGGACGGCCTCGGCATCGTCGGCCTCGGCCAGCTGGGGTTCGGGCACGTCGAGGTCGGCACCCTCACGGCGCTCGCGCAGCCGGGCAACCCGAAGCCGCGCCTGTTCCGCCTCGTGCCCGACCGCGCGGTAATCAACCGCATGGGGTTCAACAACGGGGGAGCGGATGCGGCGGCGCTGCGCATCGCGCAGCTGCGGCGCCGCCGGGCGCCGATGCCGGTGCTCGGCGTGAACATCGGCAAGAGCCGGGTGACCGCCGTGGAGGACGCGATCGGCGACTACCGGCGCAGCGCGCGCGTGCTCGCGCCGCTCGCCGACTACCTCGTGGTGAACGTCAGCTCGCCGAACACGCCGGGCCTGCGCGGGCTCCAGGAGCTCGAGTCCCTCGAGCCGCTGCTCGCCGCCGTGCGCGACGAGTGCGGGTCGACGCCGCTGCTGGTCAAGATCGCGCCCGACCTCACCGACGAGCAGGCCCGGCGCATCGCCCGCCTCGCCGTCGACATGGGCCTCGCCGGCATCATCGCGACGAACACGACGATCTCCCGGGAAGGACTGAGCTCACCGGCATCCGTCGTCGAGGCGGCCGGGGCCGGCGGGCTGTCCGGCGCGCCGCTCGCGGCCCGCTCGCTCGAGGTGCTCCGCCGCATCCGCGAGGTCGTGCCGCCCGAGCTGTGCGTGATCTCGGTCGGCGGGGTCGAGACCGCCGCCGACGTGCAGGAGCGGCTGGACGCCGGGGCCGACCTCGTGCAGGGCTACACCGGGTTCCTCTACCGGGGCCCGCTCTGGGCGGCATCGATCAACCGGGGGCTCGCGCAGCTGCGCCGCGGGCGCTGA
- a CDS encoding App1 family protein, protein MRPTPASGQRVARVHRAARIEDWFHGIRERSARRRGHVPTIVPYAGYGSVEWVRILCRVLLSKPTDARGSARTRARREQGIRGWRSFTSVPVGDVAVRIRIGGQEMEVVADRGGVVDATVPVSLEPGRHEAVLSTDGGVDQRAPIDVIAPGTRFGIISDVDDTVMVTALPRPMLAAWNTFVLDEHARMPTPGMAVLLERLSRAHPDAPVIYLSTGAWNVAPTLTRFLSRNLYPAGPLLLTDWGPTHDRLFRSGRIHKEDNLRRLAEEFPDIRWVLIGDDGQHDEEIYGEFAAEHPERVAAIAIRQLSAGEAVLAGGRSRAELHGVSAPWISANDGAEIVARMEQLDLL, encoded by the coding sequence ATGCGCCCGACCCCTGCTTCCGGCCAGCGCGTGGCGCGCGTGCACCGGGCCGCACGGATCGAGGACTGGTTCCACGGCATCCGCGAGCGGTCCGCACGGCGCCGCGGCCACGTGCCGACGATCGTGCCCTATGCCGGGTACGGATCGGTCGAGTGGGTGCGCATCCTCTGCCGCGTGCTGCTCAGCAAGCCGACCGACGCGCGCGGCAGCGCGCGCACGCGCGCGCGTCGCGAGCAGGGCATCCGCGGCTGGCGCAGCTTCACCAGCGTGCCCGTCGGCGACGTCGCGGTGCGCATCCGCATCGGCGGGCAGGAGATGGAGGTCGTCGCCGACCGCGGCGGCGTGGTCGACGCGACCGTTCCGGTGTCGCTCGAGCCGGGGCGGCACGAGGCGGTGCTGTCGACCGACGGCGGGGTCGACCAGCGCGCGCCCATCGACGTGATCGCACCGGGCACCCGCTTCGGCATCATCTCCGACGTCGACGACACGGTCATGGTCACGGCGCTGCCCCGCCCCATGCTCGCGGCCTGGAACACGTTCGTGCTCGACGAGCACGCGCGCATGCCCACCCCCGGCATGGCGGTGCTCCTCGAGCGACTCTCGCGTGCGCACCCGGACGCCCCGGTCATCTACCTCAGCACGGGCGCGTGGAACGTCGCGCCGACCCTCACCCGGTTCCTCTCGCGCAACCTGTACCCCGCGGGGCCGCTGCTCCTCACCGACTGGGGGCCCACGCACGACCGCCTCTTCCGCAGCGGCCGCATCCACAAGGAGGACAACCTCCGGCGCCTCGCGGAGGAGTTCCCCGACATCCGCTGGGTGCTCATCGGCGACGACGGCCAGCACGACGAGGAGATCTACGGCGAGTTCGCCGCGGAGCATCCGGAGCGCGTGGCGGCCATCGCGATCCGCCAGCTCTCCGCGGGCGAGGCGGTGCTCGCCGGCGGGCGCTCGCGTGCCGAGCTGCACGGGGTCAGCGCGCCCTGGATCTCCGCCAACGACGGCGCCGAGATCGTCGCCCGCATGGAGCAGCTCGACCTGCTCTGA
- a CDS encoding TetR family transcriptional regulator, giving the protein MPTGDLLRGTGGAPTAIRVTPAQQRAERRLDALLDTAAEIVDDLGPELITTAQVAERSGASIGTVYRYFPDRLAVLRALRERCVHRFRDRLAAAIAEDEVTDPWHVVEHSVLVAASCYREEPGFRVVRVVERDRVVGDDGVLAAAFADDLAAFVQEHFGLPEDSALRRRFDVAVEVADALLARAFAADVRGDDWYVDECLAILRAYLGDSISLDAEFEAAPVG; this is encoded by the coding sequence GTGCCGACAGGTGACCTGCTCCGCGGAACCGGCGGAGCGCCGACGGCGATCCGGGTGACCCCGGCCCAGCAACGAGCGGAGCGCCGTCTCGACGCGCTCCTCGACACGGCCGCGGAGATCGTCGACGACCTGGGTCCGGAGCTCATCACGACCGCGCAGGTCGCCGAGCGCTCGGGGGCGTCGATCGGCACCGTGTATCGCTACTTCCCCGATCGGCTCGCCGTGCTCCGGGCGCTGCGCGAACGGTGCGTGCACCGCTTCCGCGACCGGCTCGCCGCGGCCATCGCCGAGGATGAGGTCACCGACCCGTGGCACGTCGTGGAGCACAGCGTGCTCGTCGCGGCGTCGTGCTACCGCGAGGAGCCCGGGTTCCGCGTCGTCCGCGTCGTCGAGCGCGACCGCGTGGTCGGCGACGACGGCGTGCTCGCTGCGGCGTTCGCGGACGACCTCGCCGCGTTCGTGCAGGAGCACTTCGGGCTGCCGGAGGACAGCGCGCTGCGCCGGCGGTTCGACGTGGCCGTCGAGGTCGCCGACGCGCTGCTCGCGCGCGCGTTCGCGGCCGACGTGCGCGGCGACGACTGGTACGTCGACGAGTGCCTGGCGATCCTCCGTGCGTACCTCGGCGACTCGATCTCGCTCGATGCGGAATTCGAGGCGGCGCCGGTCGGTTGA